One window of the Candidatus Rokuibacteriota bacterium genome contains the following:
- a CDS encoding M20/M25/M40 family metallo-hydrolase, with the protein MSATAAAAIRAWLDAHRAEVLAFVETLVGIDSYATQPAGVDAVGDAVGRALESAGYTTERVRPRRVPAERRWLEALMLPGHDFDRLADHRIARKAGRGRGRALVLGDLDTAFPPGGPSRVPFRIDGDRAVGAGIADMKGGLAVATFALRALEATGLDTLGEIACVFSADEQAGSLTARPVIEAAARQADWVFCMECAREGGNLMASRAQIGVARLEVHGRDAHAGSGFAGGVNAVEAMARKIIAVHALTDPAREIYLNVGIVQGGWRRSVVPGHAAAVLDIRTPGPAAWEEVERAIRAIAEHEDVPGARSTLLIASHRPGVPWTEKTDRLLAIAQEAGRELRLAPFGALRSPAAGSSAFVGPLGVPCMDGMGPAGGDLMTDHEYVRVPSLVERAALLATILHDLGAGAWERAR; encoded by the coding sequence ATGAGCGCGACCGCCGCCGCCGCCATCCGCGCCTGGCTCGATGCGCACCGGGCCGAGGTCCTCGCCTTCGTCGAGACCCTCGTCGGCATCGACAGCTACGCGACCCAGCCGGCCGGCGTCGACGCCGTCGGCGACGCCGTCGGCCGGGCGCTCGAGTCGGCCGGCTACACCACGGAGCGGGTCCGTCCCCGCCGGGTGCCGGCGGAGCGGCGCTGGCTCGAGGCGCTCATGCTCCCCGGCCACGACTTCGACCGCCTCGCCGACCACCGCATCGCGCGCAAGGCCGGCCGCGGCCGCGGGCGGGCCCTCGTCCTCGGCGACCTCGACACCGCCTTCCCGCCGGGCGGACCTTCGCGGGTCCCCTTCCGGATCGACGGCGATCGCGCCGTCGGCGCCGGGATCGCCGACATGAAGGGCGGGCTCGCGGTCGCCACCTTTGCGCTCCGCGCGCTCGAGGCGACCGGGCTCGACACGCTCGGCGAGATCGCTTGTGTCTTCAGCGCCGACGAGCAGGCCGGCAGCCTGACCGCCCGGCCGGTCATCGAGGCCGCCGCGCGGCAGGCCGACTGGGTCTTCTGCATGGAGTGCGCGCGGGAGGGGGGGAATCTCATGGCCTCGCGCGCGCAGATCGGCGTCGCCCGCCTCGAGGTCCACGGGCGGGACGCCCATGCCGGCAGCGGCTTCGCCGGAGGCGTCAATGCCGTCGAGGCGATGGCGCGGAAGATCATCGCGGTGCACGCGCTCACCGATCCCGCGCGAGAGATCTACCTCAACGTCGGCATCGTCCAGGGCGGGTGGCGCCGGAGCGTCGTGCCCGGCCACGCCGCGGCCGTGCTCGACATCCGCACGCCCGGGCCGGCGGCGTGGGAGGAGGTCGAGCGCGCCATCCGGGCCATCGCCGAGCACGAGGACGTGCCGGGCGCTCGCTCGACGCTCCTCATCGCCTCCCACCGGCCCGGCGTCCCCTGGACCGAGAAGACCGACCGGCTCCTCGCCATCGCGCAGGAGGCGGGGCGCGAGCTGCGCCTCGCCCCCTTCGGCGCCCTCCGCTCGCCCGCGGCCGGCAGCTCCGCCTTCGTCGGCCCGCTCGGCGTCCCCTGCATGGACGGCATGGGCCCCGCCGGCGGCGACCTCATGACCGACCACGAGTACGTGAGGGTGCCGTCGCTCGTGGAGCGGGCCGCCCTCCTGGCGACCATCCTCCACGACCTCGGCGCCGGCGCCTGGGAGCGCGCGCGATGA